Proteins found in one Oncorhynchus gorbuscha isolate QuinsamMale2020 ecotype Even-year linkage group LG15, OgorEven_v1.0, whole genome shotgun sequence genomic segment:
- the LOC123997140 gene encoding lipoprotein lipase-like, producing the protein MGKENTFLVTVWIILANICVSFSSTPEQTLFGNGNSTEWLEDYTDIVSKFSLRTAEIPDDDLCYIVPGQTLTIPKCEFNPGYKTFVVIHGWTVTGLFESWVPKLVTALYKREPKANVIVVDWLTRAQQHYLTSAANTKLVGKDVAKFVNWLQKTLDYPWEKIHLLGYSLGAHVAGIAGLLTNHKVSRITGLDPAGPTFEFADAQSTLSPDDALFVDVLHTNTRGSPDRSIGIQRPVGHVDIYPNGGTFQPGCDLQNTMMMIATTGIRNMDQLVKCSHERSIHLFIDSLVNAAEHQTMAYRCSSKEAFMKGMCLNCRKNRCNKVGYGVNKVRLPRNTKMYLKTREMMPFKLFHYQVKVHFFSSEKLAYTEQPMKISLYGTHDEKTDIPYTMPFLNTNSTVSFLLTTDVDVGELLMVKLRWEKDAYFSWSDIWGNKNFHIRKIRVKAGETQSRVIFSAKDGEYAYLIRGKDDVVFVKSKEDNMSRKEKTMHRLKMQGSHFKNKIA; encoded by the exons ATGGGAAAAGAAAATACCTTTTTGGTCACCGTTTGGATAATTCTGGCAAATATCTGTGTATCTTTTTCAAGTACACCAGAACAAACACTTTTTG GTAACGGCAACTCCACTGAATGGCTTGAGGACTACACAGACATTGTATCCAAGTTCTCCCTGAGAACTGCTGAGATACCGGATGATGACTTGTGCTACATCGTTCCCGGCCAGACCTTAACCATCCCAAAGTGTGAATTCAACCCTGGGTATAAGACGTTCGTGGTCATTCATGGATGGACG GTCACGGGGCTGTTTGAGAGCTGGGTCCCTAAGCTGGTGACAGCGCTGTACAAGAGGGAGCCCAAGGCCAACGTTATTGTGGTGGACTGGCTGACACGGGCGCAGCAGCACTACCTCACCTCCGCTGCCAACACCAAGCTGGTGGGGAAAGACGTGGCCAAGTTTGTTAATTGGCTGCAG AAAACACTTGACTACCCCTGGGAGAAGATACATCTGCTGGGCTACAGTCTGGGTGCTCATGTAGCCGGCATCGCTGGTCTCCTCACCAACCACAAAGTCAGCAGGATCACAG GTTTGGACCCGGCCGGCCCGACCTTTGAGTTTGCTGACGCCCAGAGCACCCTGTCCCCTGACGATGCTCTCTTCGTGGACGTCCTGCACACCAACACCCGGGGCTCCCCAGACCGCAGCATCGGCATCCAGAGACCCGTGGGCCACGTGGACATCTACCCCAACGGAGGAACCTTCCAGCCAGGCTGTGATCTGCAGAACACCATGATGATGATTGCCACCACCGGCATCCGTA ATATGGACCAGCTTGTGAAGTGCTCCCATGAGCGCTCCATCCACCTGTTTATCGACTCACTGGTGAACGCAGCAGAGCATCAGACCATGGCCTACCGCTGCAGCTCCAAGGAGGCCTTCATGAAGGGCATGTGCCTCAACTGCCGTAAGAACCGCTGCAACAAGGTGGGCTACGGTGTCAACAAGGTCCGCCTGCCCCGGAACACCAAGATGTACCTCAAGACCCGCGAGATGATGCCCTTCAAAC TTTTCCATTACCAAGTGAAGGTGCATTTCTTCAGCAGTGAGAAACTGGCCTACACTGAGCAGCCCATGAAAATCTCTCTGTACGGAACCCATGATGAGAAGACTGACATACCTTACACTAT GCCCTTCCTGAACACCAACAGCACTGTGTCATTCCTGCTGACCACCGACGTGGACGTTGGGGAGCTGCTGATGGTCAAGCTGCGCTGGGAGAAAGATGCCTATTTCAGCTGGTCTGACATTTGGGGCAACAAAAACTTCCACATCCGCAAAATACGTGTCAAGGCAGGGGAGACTCAATCCAG GGTGATCTTCAGCGCTAAAGATGGAGAGTATGCCTACCTCATCAGAGGAAAAGACGACGTAGTCTTTGTCAAATCAAAAGAGGACAACATGAGCCGGAAAGAGAAAAC GATGCACAGACTCAAGATGCAGGGAAGCCACTTCAAGAATAAAATTGCATGA